One genomic window of Paraburkholderia phytofirmans PsJN includes the following:
- a CDS encoding alkene reductase, which translates to MSKLFTSVKVGPYEFAHRVVLAPLTRMRAEDGARPGRLMAEYYAQRTSAGALLIGEATIAAVEGNGYLGAPGLYDDSQIAGWREVTDAVHAKGGKIFLQLYHAGRQSNAELQPEGRRPVGPSEVLHGGVAYTKAGWIPNTPNRALEIDEIAAIVESFRTAAERGVKAGFDGVELHAANGYLFDQFLQDGSNKRTDIYGGSFENRARLLMEATRAVISVWGSNKVAVRLGPSGSWGDMSDSDPVGLFSYVADELAKLDLAYLHLIEPRIAGNVEDESRNPDPVAAQTIRKHYAGTIIAAGGFKGDSAEAILVDGDADLVAFGRDFIANPDLPERLRRNLPLNAYDRPTFFGGTEVGYTDYPLYDEEAVSA; encoded by the coding sequence ATGAGCAAGCTCTTTACCTCCGTCAAAGTAGGACCTTATGAATTCGCGCACCGCGTCGTGCTCGCACCGCTGACGCGCATGCGTGCCGAAGACGGTGCGCGCCCAGGCCGCCTGATGGCCGAGTATTACGCGCAACGCACTTCCGCAGGCGCCTTGCTGATCGGCGAGGCGACCATTGCCGCTGTTGAAGGCAACGGCTACCTCGGCGCCCCCGGCCTTTACGACGACAGCCAGATCGCCGGCTGGCGCGAAGTCACCGACGCCGTGCACGCGAAGGGCGGCAAGATCTTCCTGCAGCTCTACCACGCGGGGCGCCAGTCGAACGCTGAGTTGCAGCCCGAAGGACGGCGTCCGGTGGGCCCGTCGGAAGTGCTGCATGGCGGCGTGGCTTACACCAAGGCCGGCTGGATTCCGAACACGCCGAACCGCGCGCTGGAGATCGACGAGATCGCCGCGATCGTCGAGAGTTTCCGCACGGCTGCCGAACGTGGCGTGAAGGCGGGTTTCGACGGCGTCGAATTGCATGCGGCGAACGGCTATCTGTTCGACCAGTTTCTGCAGGACGGCAGCAACAAGCGTACGGATATCTACGGCGGTTCGTTCGAAAATCGCGCGCGTCTGTTGATGGAAGCGACCCGCGCGGTGATTTCGGTGTGGGGCAGCAACAAGGTTGCCGTGCGTCTCGGACCGAGCGGCTCGTGGGGCGATATGTCGGATAGCGATCCGGTCGGCCTCTTTAGTTACGTCGCGGACGAACTGGCCAAGCTCGATCTCGCGTATCTGCATCTGATCGAGCCGCGTATCGCCGGCAATGTGGAAGATGAGAGCCGCAATCCGGATCCGGTCGCCGCGCAGACGATCCGCAAGCATTACGCGGGGACGATCATCGCCGCGGGTGGTTTCAAAGGCGATTCGGCGGAAGCGATTCTCGTCGATGGCGACGCCGATCTCGTCGCATTCGGTCGCGACTTTATCGCCAACCCCGATCTGCCGGAACGGTTGCGCCGCAATCTGCCGCTCAATGCGTACGATCGGCCGACGTTCTTCGGCGGCACGGAAGTGGGCTATACCGACTATCCGCTTTATGACGAAGAGGCTGTGAGCGCATAA
- a CDS encoding LysR family transcriptional regulator: MTQPEQSGRPAATTARAAAQTVNGESGASPGAMDRFGSLNVFVRAAETRSFTEAGRQLGISSSAVGKAISRLEGRLGVRLFHRSTRSIALTPEGATFLTRCQRIIGEIEAAENELALANAAPRGLLRVSMPMVSTLMMPVIAAFMKTYPDIVLDIDFSDRMVDVIEEGFDVVTRTGDAIDSTLVTRTMGTYRHVIVGSPAYFAQRGVPSEPEQLREHACLQHRFPTTNKLRRWPLMRDGELLNIDLPTTAIATAVEPLTMLAEQDLGLACVPDFTIRAQLARGSLVAVLQTYTDTPTVFRALWPSGRQISPKARVFVDYLSEHLFPVSAAAAGARGAGRA; this comes from the coding sequence ATGACGCAGCCCGAACAGTCTGGCCGTCCTGCCGCAACTACGGCACGCGCAGCCGCGCAGACCGTGAACGGCGAGAGCGGCGCTTCGCCCGGCGCAATGGACCGGTTCGGCTCACTCAACGTGTTCGTGCGCGCCGCCGAAACTCGCAGCTTTACTGAGGCCGGACGCCAGTTGGGCATATCGTCGTCGGCGGTGGGCAAGGCGATCTCGCGGCTCGAAGGACGCCTCGGCGTGCGCCTGTTTCACCGCAGCACGCGCAGCATTGCGCTGACGCCCGAGGGTGCGACCTTTCTGACGCGCTGCCAGCGCATTATCGGAGAAATCGAGGCGGCCGAGAACGAACTGGCGCTCGCCAATGCCGCGCCGCGCGGACTGCTGCGCGTCAGCATGCCGATGGTCAGCACGCTGATGATGCCGGTGATCGCCGCGTTCATGAAGACCTACCCGGACATCGTGCTCGATATCGACTTCTCGGACCGCATGGTCGATGTGATCGAGGAAGGTTTCGATGTCGTGACCCGCACCGGCGACGCGATCGACTCCACGCTCGTCACGCGCACGATGGGCACGTACCGGCATGTGATCGTTGGATCGCCCGCCTACTTCGCGCAGCGCGGCGTGCCCAGCGAGCCCGAGCAACTGCGCGAGCACGCGTGCCTGCAACATCGTTTTCCGACCACCAACAAACTGCGGCGCTGGCCATTGATGCGCGACGGCGAGTTGCTGAACATCGACCTCCCGACCACAGCCATCGCCACCGCCGTCGAACCGTTGACGATGCTTGCCGAACAGGATCTCGGCCTCGCCTGCGTGCCCGACTTCACGATACGCGCGCAACTCGCGCGCGGCTCGCTGGTCGCCGTGCTGCAAACGTACACGGACACGCCGACTGTGTTTCGCGCGCTGTGGCCATCCGGGCGTCAGATCTCGCCTAAAGCGCGGGTCTTCGTCGATTATCTGAGCGAGCATCTGTTTCCGGTTTCAGCTGCGGCAGCGGGAGCGCGTGGCGCTGGCCGCGCTTGA